The DNA window GAATTaaagaaggaaatgccaaaggTCAAAGCGGAGAAGAAGAGCAGGCAGCACCAAGATGTTAAAACCCAAGGTAGGTTTGTCCGAGCAGTAGCTTGTTAGCTTTAGCATGTTAGCAAACATTGGTCTGCCAGCTGTTGAGGCAACAGAGGTTATGTCAATGCGGACAGATTTGTGTCACTATTGGAGGACACCAACATGTGGCATGTTGTTTCCTTTCTAGAACTTTAATTGTGATATTTACATGATCGTAATGGATgacaaaatgaactgaaatgttGCCTAATTTTTTAAGGGATGCCGAGTTCTTCGTTTAGGGGTTCAGTCAAGTGAGGACACTCAGTCACATCTAATCACGGAGATGACGTTCATGTCATTTGACAGTTTTAAAGCTCAGTTCTCTACTAACAATCTAATAAATGTCTTAAGGTGCTGAAGTTAAATTGTACAAACTAGGTACACACGGATGTTTGagcatcttttattttgtactaCATTCTCCAAGTGTGTCCATCTATTACACTAACTTTAATCTGTCCACCTGTACATCCTTGGCTccgtttatttttctgtccatcTGTATGTGTAATCGTCTATTCGTCCATTTATCAATTCCTCTATTCACACATCATCCACCTGCCCATTCATCCAAAGGCCAATCTGTCCTCTTCATTTTCCTGTCGGTCTGTGCATCCTTATATCCTCACCCTAAAACTGACTGGGACCTCTGAAAATTTGAGTCAGTAAAAGTGCAAACACCCTGGTGTGACAGATGAGTTCTTAATGAGAAATATTTGGTGTCTGTTGCAGGGATCATGTTCAAAACTGGCATTGGTCAGCACATCTTGAAGAATCCGTTGATCGTCAATGGGATAATTGAGAAGGTATGAGTCTCAGCCTGGTGGAAGGAAACCACACACTTCACTATTGGGTGTTTCAGCTGCTGAGCAAAAAGAATTGAAGCCACAAATCTGTCTAAATCTGAATATTGAAGGCAGAACTTAGGCTGACAAAGGATATTAAAAACTGACTTGTAAAAACATACTTGTGTGAATTCAGGTATATTAGGACATATTGAAAGTCGATTTATGATTTCCTTGATGGCCCCCTTTCACTGACTTCACCTCGTCAAAAACGACTGACctgaagaaattttaaattcattcaaGAGTTCAAGGGATCTTTGCTAAGGCTGGAGTCGGCGCATCAAGAGCCACTAAGCTCATCGAATTGGCAACTAGTGTCTTACTTGGGCTAAAAAGAAATGGAACTGGACAATTGTTCAGTTGTCCAAAGTCTTATGTTTAGATGAAAGTAAAGGCTGCCGTCTGGAGGTAGAGTTGAAAGGGGCATAATGATGGTTGAAATCCAGTGTGGTGTTTCCGTGGTGGTTCGGGGTGCCGCGTCATCTCCCGGTGTTTGTCCACTGTGCTTTCTGAAGTCCACAGTCAATGTAACCGTTTGCCAGGAAACCTTTgaaatttttcacaatatttgaattattttttagacATACATGCCTGTACATTTCTCAACTATGAGATTATTCTGATTTTGACAGCGACTAGCATTAGTACCAGTGTGTCCCTATAGCAATGTTTGAGCCTAAAGCAAATGGATCTACTCAACTGGCTTCAGAAACATGCTTCTTTTGTAATTGATTGGAGGTGATTTATAATGTAACTTGTTTTCCAGGCTGCTCTCAGGCCAACAGATGTGGTTCTGGAGGTTGGACCCGGTACGGGTAACATGACGGTAAAACTGCTGGAAAAAGCAAAGAAGGTGAGCATCTAGAGTTTTGTCCCGCTCCATTCGGATGGagaatgtgtaaaatgaatcgTATATCAAATACAGCAGCGCACGTTTGCACAACTaaagtatgtttgtttttagttctCTAAAGCTTTTGCTGTCGATCCCGATTCCAGACTGTCGGTATATTCTTCTTTAAAAGCCTTATCTAACCTCGGCATAaacccagctgttctgtgaaggcctctgaGGTTTTGTTGGAGAGTTTTAGTGAGCAAACGGCATCAAGACGAccgaggaacacagcagacggGTCAGGTAGAAAGTTGTGGAAAAGTTGAACAAAGAGTTAGTTCAGAAAACATCTCGCATAACGCTTTTCAGTTCATCATCCAATGtgtttcacaacatttttaagtctttaaggAGAGCTCAGGTGGGAAGCTGTCAATAGTGGAACCGTTAGCTATGCGCTAAATACATTTGACCGACATGCTAAAGGTTTTATGTTGTGATTCTGTGTTTATAACATAAAATTCCTACTCTGATTTCCTCCTTGTGCAGGTGGTGGCCTGTGAGTTGGACTGCAGGCTGGTGGCTGAACTCCAGAAAAGAGTGCAGTGCACGTGAGTGAGGACAGCAGTCTGTGCTGAAGTCTGCTCTGTGTAGAGTAGAAATCGTCAGATTCATGACCATTCCGAGACCAAGTGAAGCTTTGTTTCTTTCGACAGGCCTTTGCAGAACAAACTTCAGATATTAGTCGGCGACGTCTTAAAGACAGATCTCCCTTTCTTCGATATTTGTGTCGCTAACTTGCCTTATCAGGTAAACACTTTATTTCCTGCTTATGATCCAGATTTCCTCATTCTTATCTCAGTGTAACTTTTGCTACTTGCTTGTGCAGATTTCTTCACCGTTCGTCTTCAAGCTGCTGCTTCACCGACCGTTCTTCAGGTCAGGATGACTGGAAGCTTCCAGCTGAGATGCAGCTGTCTAGTGTTAAGGTtcctctttgtgttgttttgtgcaGATGTGCCGTTCTGATGTTCCAGAGAGAGTTTGCGATGCGACTGGTTGCCCCGCCTGGAGACAAGCTGTACTGCAGGCTGTCCATCAACACACAGCTGCTGGCGCGCGTGGATCACCTCATGAAGGTCGGCTAGGGAACTCTTCAGATCAACGGCGATGCTTTTCAATTATGCAATGTACGCAATGTTGGAAGAATCTCTGTCGATCCTCCCAGGTGGGGAAAAATAACTTCCGTCCTCCGCCGAAAGTTGAGTCGAGTGTCGTCAGGATTGAGCCAAAAAATCCTCCCCCTCCTGTTAATTTCCAGGTGAGCTCCTACTGCCTCTGGTTGgtctttgagaaaaaaaacattcggTCATAAATACAACCGTTTCTTCTGAATGTGACAGGAGTGGGACGGTCTGGTG is part of the Poecilia reticulata strain Guanapo linkage group LG9, Guppy_female_1.0+MT, whole genome shotgun sequence genome and encodes:
- the dimt1l gene encoding dimethyladenosine transferase; the protein is MPKVKAEKKSRQHQDVKTQGIMFKTGIGQHILKNPLIVNGIIEKAALRPTDVVLEVGPGTGNMTVKLLEKAKKVVACELDCRLVAELQKRVQCTPLQNKLQILVGDVLKTDLPFFDICVANLPYQISSPFVFKLLLHRPFFRCAVLMFQREFAMRLVAPPGDKLYCRLSINTQLLARVDHLMKVGKNNFRPPPKVESSVVRIEPKNPPPPVNFQEWDGLVRIAFIRKNKTLSAAFKSTAVEQLLEKNYRIHCSLHNMEVPADFSISKKIESVLQEADFNEKRARSMDIDDFMVLLHAFNSAGIHFS